CTGATAACGGATTTCGGAGCTGTGGGCGACGGGAAAACAAAAAATACGAAAGCTTTCAAAAAAGCCATTGAAAAATGCAGCGCAGAAGGCGGCGGAAGGGTTGTTGTTCCCAACGGAATTTTCCTGACAGGGGCCATTTATTTAAAATCCAATGTCAATCTGCATGTAAGTGAAGGAGCAACTGTTTTATTCAGCCAGAACAGCAATGACTACCCTATCGTTTTTACGCGTTGGGAAGGAATGGAGTGTATGAATTATTCATCTTTAATTTATGCATACGAGGAAGAAAATATCGCCGTAACCGGGAAAGGGACGCTGGACGGAAATTCCGATAACGACAACTGGTGGTTCTGGTGCGGGGCAACAAAATACGGATATAACGAATCCCGCCCGGGCAGACAGAATCCGGCCCGTGCCAAGCTTCATGAATACATGGCGCAGAGAAAGCCTGCCAGGGAAAGGATTTTCGGGGACGGGTATTATCTGAGACCGAACTTCGTTCAGCCTTATAAATCTAAAAACTTTTATATGGCAGACGTTCTGGTAAAAAATTCCCCGATGTGGAACCTGAACCCTGTTCTGTGTGAGAATGTTCTGATTGAAAGGGTAAAAGTCATCAGCCACGGACCGAACAACGACGGTTTCGATCCTGAAGCCTGTAAAAATGTGTGGATCAAAGATTCTTATTTTGATACCGGAGATGACTGCATTGCCATCAAATCCGGAAGAGACGAAGACGGAAGAGATATCGGCAGGCCTGCCGAAAACCACATTATTGAAAACTGTGAAATGAAAGACGGCCACGGCGGAGTCGTTATCGGAAGCGAAATTGCAGGCGGAGCGAAAAATATTTATGCTGTAGGGAACCTGATGGACAGTAAAAATCTTGACCGCGCTTTAAGAATCAAAACCAGCTCAAGCCGCGGCGGAACCATTGAAAATGTATTTTTTTACAATACAAAGGTCGGGGCTTATCAAGAAGCCGCAGTGCGTTTCAATATGCATTATGAAAAGCCGGGGAACCATATCCCGACCATCAGGAATATCTGGGTTGAAAATTTAACCGTAGAAAAAGGCGGAAAATATGCAGTATTCTCTGACGCTTACGAATCTTCTCCCGTAACAGACTTTACAATGATTAATGCTAAAATGGTTGGTGTCCAGATCCCTTATAAAGTGGATTATCTGAAAAATGTGACCCTAAAAAATGTAACCGTTAACGGACAGCCATTAACTGAGTTAAAACCAAAACGATAACCATAACCATAAAATGCGGAGAACATCCATTTTCGCCGGACTGATTATTCTATCGGCATTTTCACACTCGTTTTCCCAGTCGAAACACTGGCAGAACAGCGAGCGTGAACTGCATTATAAAGAAGATAAAGGCGATTTTTTATTGGTTAACGGAAAATACCGGTTCAACCGCGCGCTGTATGGCGATAACCGTGCTTCACGTGTGGAAGCCGGAGATTTGCCGGAATTTGCATTGTATCTTCCGGGCATGGGCGGCAACCTCCAGTTCGTGATTCAGAAAGGGAACTCAATCAAGAAATTAATTCAGGCTGATCAAATTGAAACCCGCTACCGGCCGGGTTCCATGCTGTATGAAATCAAAGACCCGGTTCTTGGAACCGGAAGTTTAAAACTGACCGTTCTGGCACAGGCTAATGAAGAAGGCCTGGTTTTAAAAATGGAAACGGTCAATATAGATTCTTCAGCAAAAATCTATGCGGTTTACGGCGGTGCAAGCGGAACAGCGTTCAGCAGAAACGGCGACATCGGCGCAGACCCGGAATCCGGATTTTACCTGTTGCCGGAATATTGTCTGAACAATCAGTTTCAATTAAACAAAAATCAGTTTCAACTCAATTATTTAAATAAGAAAAAAGAAACTCAAACCGTTTACGGAAGTTTTTCAAATGTCAGTTCATTACAGCAAACCGATGCGACGACTTTAGAAAAATTGGCTGAGTTTACTCAAAATAAAACAGACAAATCTCCGATTGTTTACGCCTCTTATTCTTCACAAAAAAATCCGGTTTATATTCAGGTTGCCAAAGGGAAATCAGACCAGAATTTTTCGGATGAAGCGTTGAAGAACATTTTTGAAGAAGCTGAAAAATCCCGTTTGATGTTAACAAACCGGATTCAACTTAAAACTCCGGATGCGGATTTAACTCAATTCGGAGCTAATTTAGCGGTTGCCGCAGACGGAATCTGGGAAAGCCCGACCTTCCTTCACGGCGCCGTGGCCTGGAGAATGCGGCTGAATGCGTGGCGCGGCGCTTACACAGCCGATGCTCTGAGCTGGCACGACCGCGCAAAAGAACATTTTGAAAGTTATGCCAATTCGCAGGTTTTAAAACCGGATTTTGCGCCTGTTGAAATGGACACGATGCGGCA
The sequence above is a segment of the Chryseobacterium sp. JJR-5R genome. Coding sequences within it:
- a CDS encoding glycoside hydrolase family 28 protein, with the protein product MKKLTLILLVFSLSITLSAQYKPWTSAKQPLKEIKALKKQIKKPEFRNADYLITDFGAVGDGKTKNTKAFKKAIEKCSAEGGGRVVVPNGIFLTGAIYLKSNVNLHVSEGATVLFSQNSNDYPIVFTRWEGMECMNYSSLIYAYEEENIAVTGKGTLDGNSDNDNWWFWCGATKYGYNESRPGRQNPARAKLHEYMAQRKPARERIFGDGYYLRPNFVQPYKSKNFYMADVLVKNSPMWNLNPVLCENVLIERVKVISHGPNNDGFDPEACKNVWIKDSYFDTGDDCIAIKSGRDEDGRDIGRPAENHIIENCEMKDGHGGVVIGSEIAGGAKNIYAVGNLMDSKNLDRALRIKTSSSRGGTIENVFFYNTKVGAYQEAAVRFNMHYEKPGNHIPTIRNIWVENLTVEKGGKYAVFSDAYESSPVTDFTMINAKMVGVQIPYKVDYLKNVTLKNVTVNGQPLTELKPKR